DNA from Mycolicibacterium alvei:
CAGTCGGCCACCGAGTTTCTGCTGCTGAACTCGAACGAGCCGAAACTGCTGCTGCAGGTCAACCCGCCGCACAGTTGGTACGGGCAGAACGCCGGCGGCACGCGGATCTGGTACGACAATCCCGACACCGTCTACCGGTTCACCGGCATCAACGGCGCGTCGACCTACAAGATCGAAGGCAAGGTCGCGGGGTATGACCCGGCCGACCCGAGCACCCACCCCACCTCTGCCAACACCAATTTCAGTGTGCTGACCGGAATCAACGGCGTGACGGCCGCGAATCTCAACGGCGAGGAGCTGAGCATCAGGGACGACGGGACGTTCACCATCGTGGTGAGTCCCGGCGCGGCGCCGGCCAACCCCGAGAAGGGCATGAACTACCTCCAGGCCCCGCCGGAGTCGACCATCCTGGCCACCCGAAACACGTTGGGAAACTGGAATACCGAGACGCCGATCGCGCTGACCATCGAGAAGACCGCCGGGCCGCCCAGCAGCTTGTTCAGCCAGATCGGCGGGTTCGCCATCCCGGTCATCGGCAAGACGGTGATCGAGAATCCGATCCTGATGAGCCTGGTGTCGATCATCCCGCCGTTCGACAGGGTGCCGCTGCTGTTGTCGTCCGCCGAGACCGCCATCCTGATGCTGGTCACCGGCATCACCGGCGAGAACACTTACATGTCCGTGGCCACCGCCACCGGTGCGCCCAACACGCTGTCGGCGCCACAGCACAACGCGCAGTTCCTGTCCACGCAACTGCAGAGCGCCGGCTACTTCCAGCTCAAGGACGACGAGGCGATGATCATCACCGTCGATCCCGGTGATGCGGAGTACTTCGTGGTGCCGGTGACCAACGACTGGACCATCACCAACGACACGCGCAACCAGCAGACCAGCCTGAACAACAGCCAGGCCATCAAGAACGCGGACGGCACGTACACCATCGTGGTGTCCAAGAGCGATCCCGGCGTGGCGAACTGGGTGTCCACCGGCGGCCTCAACCAGGGCACCATCTCGATGCGTTTCCAGGGAGTGGACCCGGATGCGACGAACATGCCGACGGTGACGACGCGGGTGGTGAAGGCGTCCGAGGTCCAGGGCATCGTGAGCGATCCGAACAATCCCAACTACAACCCGCAGCAGCTCAACTACGACCGCGCGCAGCAGATCGCCGACCGCCAGGCCGGCTACGACCGCCGCTACACGGTGTAGCAGCGCGCTTCAGTCGCACACTGTGCGCCGTTTTCTACACCTGGGTCGCGCTCGTCGAAGAACCGCGACCCAGGTGTAGAAAACGGCGCGGCCTGATCGACGGGGCCTGATCGACGCGGCCTGATCGACGCGGCGCCTACAGCCCCAGCAGCGCAGGCAGATCGGCCACCGAGTCGATGACGTGGTTGGGTTGCATCGCGAATTCGTCTGTGGCCCAACGGTCCAACGTGGCCTGGCGGAATTTCCCGGTGCGAACCAGCACCCCGGCCATGCCCACCACCTGGGCGGCCAGCACGTCGTTGTTGAGATCGTCGCCGACCATGTACATCTCGTCGGGGTCGACGCCGAGGCGGTTGGCGGCGGCCAGAAACCCTTCCGGCGCAGGCTTACCCACAGCCGTGGCCTTACGGCCCGAGGTCTGCTCCATGCCGGCCAGGTACATGCCGGTATCGACCCGCAATCCGTCGGTGGTGTTCCAGGCGGTGCTGCGGTGCATGGCCACCACCGGCACCCCTTGGGCCATCCAGTCGTAGACCCAGCTGAGCGTGAGGTGGTTGTACTCCGGTCCGGCCCCGCCGAGCAGCACCACGTCGGGGGTTTCCGGTGCGACAGGCCCGGTAAATTCACTCGAATACACCACGTCTACGCCGGGCATGTCCTCACCGATGTGCCCGCTGTTGACGAGGAAACATCGGGCGCCCGGGTAGCGGTCGCGGACGTATTCGGCCGTCAGGGCCGCTGCGGTGATCACCTCGTCGGCCGCGACATCCATGCCCGCCGCGGTCAACAGATCGGCGATCTGCGCGCGGGTACGGGTGGTGGTATTCGTCAGGTAGGACCGGGCGATCTGCTGCTCAGCCAAAATCCGCAACGTCTGTGCCGCGCCGTCGATCGGCTGCCAGGAGGTCACCAGCACACCATCGATGTCGAACAGCACTCCACCGATAGCCATGCAGCGACAGTAAACGTCCGAGAGTTCAGCGCAACCCGGGGCCGTCCGCCCACCCGTTGTCGGCGACCCACGGTGAGGCAGTCGCCGCCACCGACCACGCCTGTGTCGCCGGGATGTCGAGCACGGCGTAGCGCTTCTCGCCGGCGGCGGTCGCCGCGATCAGGGTGGCCAGGCCGGCGCGGCGCTGAAAGAACGTCTGCCGCACCGTCCATCCGATGATCCCGGCGGCCTCCAGGTGGTCGCGCCGCCGCTCCAGGCTGCCGGCACGGGTGATCAGCCACCCGTCGCGCACCAGATGCCCGAGCGATCTGGCCCGGTCCGCGGCCAGCAGGCCGGCACCTCCGACGGTCAGCCCCCACAGCACCCAGAGCCAGCCCGGTACCGCGGCCACCAGCAGCGCCACGCCGAGTACCCCGGGCAGCACCAGCGCGCGGGTCCAGCGTCGCCGCACCGCCGCCGATCCGTGGGCCACCAGTTGCGCGTCCACCGCACCGGGATTGCCGATCAACTCGGCCAGCACGCCCCTGGCGGTACCGGCCGGGCACGGCGGCAGCAGCAGGGACGCCTCCCCCTGGCCGCCGACGCCGGTCATCACCGCATCCAGGCGGGCCCCGCCGAAGGCTCGTACCAGCAGTGGTTCACGCAGAGTGCCGCCGCGCAGCCGCCGCATGTCGTAGGTGTGCTGCCGCAGACGCAACAGACCGTGCTCCAGGTGCAGAACGTCGGAATCTCTTCGCGCCACAAGATTTCCGTAGGTCAGCAACGACCTGAGCACCGACAACGCCACCGAGGCCACCAGAACCACCAGCACCCCCACCACCACGGTGGCCAGGACCCCGAGGCGTTCTGCCACCGCGATCCCGGACTGCGCCAGCTCCGAGTCCCGTAGTGCGGCGCCGACGCCGGCCTGGTAGATCACCCCGGCCGCGGCCGCGATCATGGCCAGGCCGGTGAAACTCAGGGGGCTGTAGCGCAGCCAGGATGGCTGCCAGCGGGCCAGCTCGCGTCCGGCCGGCGCCTCGGCGGCCGGTACCGCATCGACGAGCAGGATCGCGCGCAGCCGGGGTACCTGCTGCGCCTCGACTGCGTCCAAGGCGAATTCGCTGTCGCCCTTGGCTTCCTGGCCGGTGCTGATCCGCAGCACGGTCAGCCCGAGCAACCGGTGCAACAGCCGCGCATCGGTCGATACCGATCGAATCCGGTTGCGGGGCACCGACAACACCTTGCGTTGCAGCAGCCCGGTGCGCAGTTGCACCTCGTCCGGTTCGATGCGGTAGCCGGTGGTGAACCACCGCGCCAGGCCGACGCCGACGGTGAGCACGATCGCCGCGATCGTCCAACTCTGGTTCCCGGTCGCCGAGCCCAGCACCACCGCGCCGATGAGCAGTGGAATCTGTTGCAGCACTTCGTGTACCGGGTGAACCAGCAGCATGCGGGGGCTCAGCCGCTGCCAAGCGTCGTCAGTCACGTCGCGTCCTGTTCGCCGATCGCCGTGATGTCGGTCAACTGCGCCACCACCTGCTCGGCCACGTCGTCATCGAGTGCCACGATGCGCACGGCGCCGGCCGAGGACGCCGTCGTCACCGTCACATTGGCCAGGCCGAACAGCCGGTCCAGCGGGCCCCGGTAGGTGTCCACGGTCTGCACCCGCGAGATCGGCGCGATCCGCCGCTCCTGCACCAACCACCCGGTGCGGGTGTAGACGGCGGGTGTCCCGGAGTCGACGTTGATGTCCCACCGGTGCACCCGGTAGCGCCACATCGGGACCACCACGACGAAGAACACCGTCCCGAGCACCGTGACAGCCGCCGCCAGGCCGTGCAGCCACACCATCTGCTGGTCGATCGCGAACCAGATCATTTGCGCCAGTATCAGAACGGCCCATGGGATGGCTGCGCCCATCGCCCACACCAGCGGCGCCTTACTGCTGGGTGGCTTCGCGGGATCAATCAGGGTGCGCATGTTCCCAGACTGCTATGGCGCCGAGGTGCCGTCCAGCACCCGCGTTCCGTATGTTCGACCCATGAGCGCCAATTCCAAGTGGACCGAGGCCGACGTCCCCGATCAGTCCGGCCGGATCGCGATCGTCACCGGTTCCAACACCGGCCTGGGCTATGAGACCGCCCGTGTGCTCGCCGCCAGGGGCGCGCACGTCGTCGTCGCGGTGCGCAACCTGGACAAGGGCCGCGAGGCCGTCGACCGGATCACCGCCGCCGTGCCCAAGGCCGACCTCACACTGCAGCAGTTGGACGTGGGCTCGCTGGAGTCGGTCCGCGCCGCGGCCGACGAACTCAAGGCCGCCTACCCGCGGATCGACCTGCTGATCAACAACGCCGGGGTGATGTACCCGCCCAAGCAGACCACCGTCGACGGCTTCGAGTTGCAGTTCGGCACCAACCACCTCGGCGCGTTCGCGCTGACCGGGCTGCTGCTCGATCACCTGCTGCCGGTCGACGGGTCGCGCGTCGTCGCGGTCGCCAGCATCGCCCACCGCATCCAGGCCGCCATCCACTTCGACGACCTGCAGTGGGAACGCAGCTACAACCGGGTGGCCGCCTACGGGCAGTCCAAGCTGTCGAACCTGCTGTTCACCTACGAGTTGCAGCGGCGTCTGGCGGCAAAGAACGAGCCGACCATCGCGGTGGCCGCCCACCCCGGCCTGTCCAACACCGAACTCATGCGCCATATCCCGGGAACCGGCCTGCCGGGCTACAGCCAGGTCGCGAGCCTGTTCACCAACAGCCCGGCCAAAGGCGCGCTCGCCACGCTGCGGGCCGCCACGGCTCCCGATGTTCGCGGCGGCCAGTACTACGGCCCATCCGGTTTCCGCGAGATGGTCGGCAATCCGAAGCTGGTGACCTCCAGCAAGCAGTCCCACGACGAGGACCTGCAACGCCGGCTGTGGACCGTGTCCGAAGAGCTCACCGGCGTCAGCTTCCCGGTGTGATGATGCGGACCGTCGAAGAACACCAGTTGGTGGTCGCCGGGCTGATCAAAGCCCTTGCACCACAAGATCTTCCATTGAACGACACGCTCGGCCTGGTGCTGGCCGCCGATGTCGTCGCCCCGCTGTCACTACCGGGCTTCGACAACTCCGCGATGGACGGCTACGCCGTCGTCGCCGAGGATGTGGCCTCGGCCACCGAGGACACCCCGGTGCAACTACCGGTCGCCGAGGACATCCCGGCCGGGCGCACCGACCCACTGAGGCTGCAACCCGGAACGGCGCACCGCATCATGACCGGGGCGCCGCTGCCGTCCGGTGCGACCGCGGTGGTTCCGGTCGAGGCGACCGACGGCGCGACGGACACCGTGACGATCCGCGTGGCTGCCCGGAAGAACCAGCACATCCGCCGTGCCGGCGAGGACGTCACCGCAGGCACCCCGGTACTGCGCGCCGGTC
Protein-coding regions in this window:
- a CDS encoding DUF1214 domain-containing protein produces the protein MTPTTATTGGARFIGRVGTLAVALGIGVAIANGTAIASAETGGSDSSGTHSKTTDTTKTDSSTPKKGPRKPSFPDPQKLTKRVSDVATKVESALGGVKVGERRSSTASTERKSDGRESVDTVRQSVSRALTTATDAPRHRRATLDNRPSAEADTAAPLETLTVVTKSVMKDVVEQVIPPSKPRTQAPVTQTVPEMVASVTQRLTPHLPESPVSPIQDLGMAALLSWSRRDGRQGLVPIGRVTTPEATSQVTSEVTSQVTTEPTSMLATEQQLAAERQVSQIVNTPFVQLAKVVLMAAWYVEAAKNFATVGGPDFTNLSQLNRAATEFANQSATEFLLLNSNEPKLLLQVNPPHSWYGQNAGGTRIWYDNPDTVYRFTGINGASTYKIEGKVAGYDPADPSTHPTSANTNFSVLTGINGVTAANLNGEELSIRDDGTFTIVVSPGAAPANPEKGMNYLQAPPESTILATRNTLGNWNTETPIALTIEKTAGPPSSLFSQIGGFAIPVIGKTVIENPILMSLVSIIPPFDRVPLLLSSAETAILMLVTGITGENTYMSVATATGAPNTLSAPQHNAQFLSTQLQSAGYFQLKDDEAMIITVDPGDAEYFVVPVTNDWTITNDTRNQQTSLNNSQAIKNADGTYTIVVSKSDPGVANWVSTGGLNQGTISMRFQGVDPDATNMPTVTTRVVKASEVQGIVSDPNNPNYNPQQLNYDRAQQIADRQAGYDRRYTV
- a CDS encoding HAD-IIA family hydrolase; protein product: MAIGGVLFDIDGVLVTSWQPIDGAAQTLRILAEQQIARSYLTNTTTRTRAQIADLLTAAGMDVAADEVITAAALTAEYVRDRYPGARCFLVNSGHIGEDMPGVDVVYSSEFTGPVAPETPDVVLLGGAGPEYNHLTLSWVYDWMAQGVPVVAMHRSTAWNTTDGLRVDTGMYLAGMEQTSGRKATAVGKPAPEGFLAAANRLGVDPDEMYMVGDDLNNDVLAAQVVGMAGVLVRTGKFRQATLDRWATDEFAMQPNHVIDSVADLPALLGL
- a CDS encoding PH domain-containing protein; protein product: MLLVHPVHEVLQQIPLLIGAVVLGSATGNQSWTIAAIVLTVGVGLARWFTTGYRIEPDEVQLRTGLLQRKVLSVPRNRIRSVSTDARLLHRLLGLTVLRISTGQEAKGDSEFALDAVEAQQVPRLRAILLVDAVPAAEAPAGRELARWQPSWLRYSPLSFTGLAMIAAAAGVIYQAGVGAALRDSELAQSGIAVAERLGVLATVVVGVLVVLVASVALSVLRSLLTYGNLVARRDSDVLHLEHGLLRLRQHTYDMRRLRGGTLREPLLVRAFGGARLDAVMTGVGGQGEASLLLPPCPAGTARGVLAELIGNPGAVDAQLVAHGSAAVRRRWTRALVLPGVLGVALLVAAVPGWLWVLWGLTVGGAGLLAADRARSLGHLVRDGWLITRAGSLERRRDHLEAAGIIGWTVRQTFFQRRAGLATLIAATAAGEKRYAVLDIPATQAWSVAATASPWVADNGWADGPGLR
- a CDS encoding PH domain-containing protein, which gives rise to MRTLIDPAKPPSSKAPLVWAMGAAIPWAVLILAQMIWFAIDQQMVWLHGLAAAVTVLGTVFFVVVVPMWRYRVHRWDINVDSGTPAVYTRTGWLVQERRIAPISRVQTVDTYRGPLDRLFGLANVTVTTASSAGAVRIVALDDDVAEQVVAQLTDITAIGEQDAT
- a CDS encoding SDR family NAD(P)-dependent oxidoreductase yields the protein MSANSKWTEADVPDQSGRIAIVTGSNTGLGYETARVLAARGAHVVVAVRNLDKGREAVDRITAAVPKADLTLQQLDVGSLESVRAAADELKAAYPRIDLLINNAGVMYPPKQTTVDGFELQFGTNHLGAFALTGLLLDHLLPVDGSRVVAVASIAHRIQAAIHFDDLQWERSYNRVAAYGQSKLSNLLFTYELQRRLAAKNEPTIAVAAHPGLSNTELMRHIPGTGLPGYSQVASLFTNSPAKGALATLRAATAPDVRGGQYYGPSGFREMVGNPKLVTSSKQSHDEDLQRRLWTVSEELTGVSFPV